In a genomic window of Chloroflexota bacterium:
- the pruA gene encoding L-glutamate gamma-semialdehyde dehydrogenase, protein MTLPPFTNQPLTDFSNPQERDGFERAIALVEAEHARERPLVIGGAPRMTGSWIESRDPSDHQRIVGRVAKASTHDAEDAVRAAEGAYPGWSRTPAIERAALGLRAASIMRRRRHELSATMVLEVGKTWPEADADTAEAIDFLEYYAREALALDGAHPVIPIKGTASDLRYVPIGVGVAIPPWNFPLAIAMGLVSSAILTGNTVIFKPSSLAPVVGAKIVEVLDEAGAPPGVVNFVPGPGDSVGDFLVAHPRVRFINFTGSRDVGVRISSVAGRIGDGQLWIKRVIAEMGGKNAIIVDPSGDLDLAVSGILASAFGFQGQKCSACSRVIADGSVYDEVVARVASGAEALRVGPAKEIESDMGPVADGSQFRKIAGYIEAGRGEGRLVAGGERDDSIGYFIHPTVFADVPPTASIMQEEIFGPVVAITKSRDFVDALAIANGTQYGLTGGVFARDPAKLDLARREFHVGNLYFNRKITGALVGVEPFGGFKLSGTDAKAGGPDYLKYFLEAKVISERL, encoded by the coding sequence ATGACGCTTCCGCCATTTACCAACCAGCCCCTCACAGATTTTTCAAACCCCCAGGAGCGCGACGGATTCGAGCGCGCCATTGCCCTGGTCGAGGCGGAACACGCCCGCGAGCGTCCGCTGGTCATCGGCGGGGCGCCACGCATGACCGGCTCCTGGATCGAATCCCGCGACCCAAGCGACCATCAGCGTATCGTGGGGCGCGTGGCGAAGGCGAGCACCCACGACGCGGAAGACGCGGTCCGCGCCGCCGAAGGCGCATACCCGGGATGGTCGAGAACCCCCGCGATCGAGCGAGCTGCGCTCGGTCTGCGCGCGGCGTCTATCATGCGCCGCCGGCGCCACGAGCTTTCAGCCACGATGGTGCTCGAGGTGGGGAAGACCTGGCCCGAAGCGGACGCCGACACCGCCGAAGCCATCGACTTCCTCGAGTACTACGCGCGAGAGGCGCTCGCTCTCGACGGTGCGCATCCGGTGATCCCGATCAAAGGCACAGCCAGCGACCTAAGGTACGTGCCAATCGGCGTTGGCGTTGCGATTCCGCCGTGGAACTTTCCGCTGGCAATCGCGATGGGGCTCGTCAGCAGCGCCATCCTCACCGGGAACACTGTCATCTTCAAACCGTCGAGCTTGGCTCCGGTCGTCGGCGCCAAGATCGTCGAGGTCCTCGATGAAGCCGGCGCGCCGCCCGGGGTCGTTAATTTCGTGCCGGGGCCTGGCGACTCAGTTGGCGACTTTCTCGTGGCGCATCCGCGCGTGCGCTTCATCAATTTCACGGGCTCCCGAGACGTGGGCGTGCGGATCAGCTCGGTGGCCGGCCGCATCGGCGATGGCCAACTGTGGATCAAGCGCGTAATCGCGGAGATGGGCGGCAAAAATGCGATCATCGTGGACCCGAGCGGTGACCTCGATCTCGCGGTTTCTGGCATCCTCGCGTCAGCATTCGGCTTCCAGGGTCAGAAGTGCTCGGCGTGCTCGCGGGTCATCGCCGACGGATCGGTCTACGATGAAGTCGTCGCTCGGGTGGCCTCGGGCGCCGAGGCGCTTCGCGTCGGGCCTGCGAAAGAGATCGAATCCGACATGGGGCCGGTTGCCGACGGCTCCCAGTTTCGAAAGATCGCCGGATACATCGAGGCCGGCCGCGGGGAGGGACGCCTCGTCGCCGGCGGCGAGCGGGATGATTCCATCGGCTACTTCATTCATCCGACCGTCTTTGCCGACGTGCCTCCAACAGCGTCCATCATGCAGGAGGAGATCTTTGGCCCGGTCGTGGCGATCACCAAGTCCCGGGACTTCGTGGATGCGCTGGCGATCGCCAATGGCACCCAGTACGGCTTAACGGGCGGGGTCTTCGCACGCGACCCGGCGAAGCTCGATCTCGCCCGTCGCGAGTTCCATGTCGGAAACCTTTACTTCAATCGGAAGATCACCGGTGCGCTGGTCGGCGTGGAACCTTTCGGTGGGTTCAAGTTGAGCGGAACGGACGCGAAGGCGGGCGGGCCAGACTACCTAAAGTACTTCCTCGAGGCGAAAGTCATCTCGGAACGCCTGTGA
- the rpsF gene encoding 30S ribosomal protein S6: MSPRMGHACVDSRKGGRRLRDYEILFILPPDLEEEEATATTERVRASVVSRGGEVKSLEVWGRRRLAYPIQRYQEGVYHIGRFSLGPEQEVDLDRSLRLSEQILRHLILKIE, encoded by the coding sequence GTGTCCCCGCGGATGGGCCACGCGTGCGTTGATAGTCGAAAAGGAGGGAGAAGGCTGCGAGATTACGAGATCCTCTTCATCCTACCGCCCGACCTCGAGGAGGAGGAGGCCACCGCTACCACAGAGCGAGTTCGGGCATCCGTGGTGTCGCGCGGCGGTGAGGTCAAGAGCCTGGAGGTGTGGGGGAGACGCAGACTCGCGTATCCCATCCAGCGCTACCAGGAGGGCGTGTATCACATCGGTCGGTTTTCGCTTGGTCCAGAACAAGAGGTGGATCTGGATCGAAGCCTTCGTCTCAGCGAACAGATCTTGCGGCACTTGATTCTGAAGATTGAGTGA
- a CDS encoding single-stranded DNA-binding protein, translated as MAGLCKAVIIGNLGGDPEMRYSAAGRPFTTFSVACNRNYTGPDGERREETEWFRVTANGKLAEVCSQYLSKGRRVYVEGRLSSRSWEGPDGQRRFTLQINANEMQILDTRPRDEVHEHQMEPDDAGDLDSIPF; from the coding sequence ATGGCGGGCCTCTGTAAAGCAGTGATCATCGGAAACCTGGGTGGCGACCCCGAGATGCGGTATTCCGCCGCTGGGCGACCGTTCACAACGTTTAGCGTCGCGTGCAACCGCAATTACACTGGCCCCGATGGTGAGCGCCGCGAGGAGACCGAGTGGTTCCGCGTGACGGCAAATGGCAAGCTGGCCGAGGTGTGCAGTCAGTACCTGAGCAAGGGGCGGCGAGTCTACGTGGAAGGTCGGCTCTCGTCCCGAAGCTGGGAGGGCCCCGACGGCCAACGCCGATTCACACTCCAGATCAACGCGAACGAGATGCAGATCCTCGACACCCGCCCGCGCGACGAAGTGCACGAGCACCAGATGGAGCCGGATGATGCGGGCGATCTCGACTCAATACCTTTTTAG